One Antarctobacter heliothermus DNA segment encodes these proteins:
- a CDS encoding ABC transporter ATP-binding protein, with translation MTTPILSVRDLHVTFPHRQGKRFPWSPPGRLHAVNGVSFDLMPGKVLGVVGESGCGKSTLIRAIAGLGPRDSGTVTLEGEEIDYRRRAEMQRLRRRMQMIFQDPMASLNPRMTIREIVAEPLIYFCPEFSAKERRQKVVEMLDRVGIPQRNMNRFPHEFSGGQCQRIGIARALIARPQILLCDEPVSALDVSIQAQVINLLKELQGEMGLTLIFVAHDLGVVRHISDDILVMYMGGMMEMAPARDLVHDPRHPYTQALLSAVPVPDPRVRTQPQLLTGDLPSPMNLPQGCLFQSRCPKRIPDCANIRPPLLARDGRQVACLLETEAQHSA, from the coding sequence ATGACCACCCCGATCCTGTCCGTCCGCGATCTGCACGTCACTTTCCCACATCGTCAGGGGAAGCGGTTTCCGTGGTCGCCGCCCGGTCGCCTGCATGCGGTCAACGGCGTCAGCTTTGACCTGATGCCCGGCAAGGTGCTGGGCGTGGTCGGCGAATCCGGATGCGGCAAATCTACCCTGATCCGCGCAATTGCGGGGTTGGGGCCTCGCGACAGCGGCACCGTCACGCTGGAGGGCGAAGAGATCGACTATCGACGCCGCGCTGAGATGCAACGCCTGCGCCGTCGGATGCAGATGATCTTTCAGGACCCGATGGCCTCGCTCAACCCGCGCATGACCATCCGTGAGATCGTGGCCGAACCGCTGATCTACTTCTGCCCCGAGTTCTCGGCAAAGGAGCGGCGACAAAAAGTGGTCGAGATGCTGGACCGTGTCGGCATTCCGCAACGCAACATGAACCGGTTCCCGCACGAATTTTCCGGCGGTCAGTGCCAACGCATCGGCATCGCGCGGGCGCTGATTGCGCGTCCGCAGATCCTGCTGTGCGATGAACCGGTCTCGGCACTGGACGTGTCGATTCAGGCGCAGGTGATCAACCTGCTCAAGGAATTGCAGGGCGAGATGGGGCTGACGCTGATTTTTGTCGCCCATGATCTGGGCGTGGTGCGCCACATCTCGGACGACATTCTGGTCATGTACATGGGCGGGATGATGGAAATGGCCCCGGCGCGCGACCTCGTGCACGATCCGCGCCACCCCTACACGCAGGCATTGCTGTCAGCGGTGCCGGTGCCGGACCCGCGCGTCCGCACGCAGCCGCAGCTTTTGACCGGCGATCTGCCCAGCCCGATGAACCTGCCCCAAGGCTGCCTGTTTCAGTCCCGTTGCCCGAAACGCATTCCCGATTGCGCCAACATCCGCCCCCCCCTGTTGGCGCGCGACGGTCGCCAGGTGGCCTGCCTGTTGGAAACAGAGGCGCAGCACTCTGCCTGA
- a CDS encoding ABC transporter ATP-binding protein, with protein MTLLSVRNVKIRFRSGDGKIHAVNDVSFDMAQGQKLALVGESGSGKSQIAMAIMGLLARNAEVEGEILYNGRNLIGLPTAELNRLRAKEIALIFQDPMSSLNPYMTIERQLGEVVELHEGASRSDARKRALEVMDAVKIPDAKNRLKAYPHEFSGGMRQRIVIAMALICKPRLILADEPTTALDVTVQAQIMALLDDIQRDMGTAVLLITHDLGVVAGFCEDTMVLYGGRMMEAAPTLSIFDAPGHPYTRGLLRAVPRITDDDAELSAIPGSPPNQTGAPTACPFAPRCVDAIPECHRTLPTMQDGRACIRPVEELT; from the coding sequence ATGACCCTGCTGTCCGTAAGAAACGTCAAGATCCGTTTCCGCTCCGGCGACGGAAAAATCCACGCGGTCAACGATGTCAGCTTTGACATGGCGCAGGGACAGAAACTGGCGCTGGTCGGCGAAAGCGGATCGGGCAAAAGCCAGATCGCAATGGCCATCATGGGCTTGCTGGCCCGCAACGCCGAGGTCGAGGGAGAAATCCTGTACAACGGGCGCAACCTGATCGGCCTGCCCACGGCAGAGCTGAACCGCCTGCGCGCCAAGGAAATCGCTCTGATCTTTCAGGATCCGATGAGTTCGCTCAACCCCTACATGACCATCGAACGCCAATTGGGCGAGGTCGTGGAACTGCATGAGGGGGCCAGCCGCAGCGACGCCCGCAAACGCGCGCTAGAGGTCATGGACGCAGTCAAAATCCCCGATGCCAAGAACCGGCTCAAGGCCTATCCGCATGAGTTTTCCGGCGGGATGCGGCAGCGGATCGTGATCGCCATGGCGCTGATCTGCAAACCGCGCCTGATCCTTGCGGATGAGCCGACTACTGCGCTGGACGTGACCGTTCAGGCGCAGATCATGGCGCTGCTGGACGACATCCAGCGCGACATGGGCACCGCCGTTCTGTTGATCACCCATGATCTGGGAGTGGTCGCCGGGTTCTGTGAGGACACGATGGTGCTATACGGTGGCCGCATGATGGAGGCTGCACCGACGCTGTCGATCTTTGACGCGCCCGGCCATCCCTATACCCGTGGTCTGCTGCGTGCTGTGCCCCGGATCACCGACGACGACGCCGAACTGTCGGCGATCCCCGGCAGCCCGCCGAACCAGACCGGCGCGCCCACCGCCTGCCCCTTTGCCCCGCGCTGCGTCGATGCGATCCCCGAATGCCACCGGACCTTGCCGACAATGCAGGACGGTCGCGCCTGTATCCGCCCGGTGGAGGAGTTGACATGA
- a CDS encoding ABC transporter permease, producing the protein MTDAKKRLNSQEFAQTVAEEMIVSRSFWADARRRFFGHRLAVFSIFMLLALLLFAIFGHAFAQWSYEEIDWNLLGLIKTEGGPNWENGHYFGVDELGRDLFARVVQGSRTSLMVGFVAGPLAVLLGATLGALAGYFGGRLDQIIVGFYTIWISIPYIIFFVVWQAFFGRSLTQMIIVIILVNWTAGLLIVRGQVMMLKNREFVDAARMLGMSDFAIIFKHLAPNILWVIVIYTSIVIPEVIMAESLVSFLGVGIQEPNTSWGALISEGAKTMTFGTLWQLGYPAAFFVIAQVSLYYIGDGLRDALDPKDRR; encoded by the coding sequence GTGACAGACGCCAAAAAACGCCTGAATTCCCAAGAGTTCGCTCAAACCGTCGCCGAAGAGATGATCGTTTCGCGGTCCTTCTGGGCCGACGCACGCCGCCGATTTTTCGGACACCGGTTGGCCGTGTTCTCAATCTTCATGTTGCTGGCACTGTTGCTGTTTGCCATCTTTGGCCATGCCTTTGCGCAGTGGAGCTATGAAGAAATCGACTGGAACCTGTTGGGCCTGATCAAGACAGAGGGCGGGCCGAACTGGGAAAACGGCCACTACTTTGGCGTCGATGAATTGGGCCGAGACCTGTTTGCCCGCGTCGTCCAAGGCTCACGCACATCGTTGATGGTGGGTTTCGTTGCCGGGCCGCTGGCGGTGTTGCTGGGGGCCACGTTGGGCGCGCTGGCGGGCTATTTCGGCGGGCGGCTGGACCAGATCATCGTCGGTTTCTACACGATCTGGATCTCCATCCCCTACATCATCTTCTTTGTCGTCTGGCAGGCGTTTTTTGGTCGCTCGCTGACGCAGATGATCATCGTGATCATCCTTGTGAACTGGACCGCCGGTCTGCTGATCGTGCGTGGTCAGGTCATGATGCTGAAGAACCGCGAATTCGTCGATGCCGCCCGGATGCTGGGGATGAGCGATTTTGCCATCATCTTCAAACACCTTGCCCCCAACATCCTCTGGGTGATCGTGATCTATACGTCGATCGTCATCCCAGAGGTCATCATGGCCGAAAGCCTTGTGTCCTTCCTTGGCGTAGGCATTCAGGAACCGAACACCAGCTGGGGTGCGCTGATTTCCGAGGGGGCCAAAACCATGACATTCGGCACGCTCTGGCAGTTGGGATATCCCGCCGCCTTCTTCGTGATCGCGCAGGTGTCTCTGTACTACATCGGCGACGGATTGCGCGACGCCCTCGACCCCAAGGATCGCCGATGA
- a CDS encoding ABC transporter permease subunit encodes MFNYTLRRILTVVPTLLVLIIFSFYLMRLAPGGPFTSEKPLPPAVMQNVLERYGMDQPLYVQLWTYIKNIVFHFDFGPSFAQKDRTVNDVIAQGFPVTLTYGFWSAVFVLVLGIPLGIVAALRHNSFWDYTMTGLAIFSQIFPNFVLAPILVLLFTLSWGLLPGGGWNGGQWEYIVMPAIALGTSYMAGVARLTRGSLLEVLNAPFILTARSKGLPERTIIWRHALKPALLPTLTYMGPVFVYMITGSVFIDVFFSTGGIGQDFIDGAYSRDYAMLLGLAVLYSLLTFTLNLLLDLMYAWIDPKVRSNL; translated from the coding sequence ATGTTCAACTATACCCTGCGCCGCATCCTGACGGTCGTTCCGACCTTGTTGGTGCTGATCATCTTTTCCTTTTACCTGATGCGACTGGCCCCCGGCGGTCCATTCACCTCTGAGAAGCCCCTGCCGCCCGCAGTGATGCAGAACGTGCTGGAACGCTACGGGATGGATCAGCCGCTGTATGTCCAGCTCTGGACCTACATAAAGAACATCGTCTTCCACTTCGATTTCGGCCCCAGCTTTGCCCAAAAGGACCGGACGGTGAACGACGTGATCGCCCAAGGGTTTCCGGTGACGCTCACCTATGGGTTCTGGTCGGCGGTCTTTGTGCTGGTGCTGGGCATCCCGCTGGGGATCGTCGCGGCGCTGCGGCACAACAGTTTCTGGGATTACACGATGACGGGCCTCGCCATCTTTTCCCAGATCTTTCCCAACTTCGTCCTCGCGCCGATCCTCGTTCTGCTGTTCACCCTGTCATGGGGATTACTGCCCGGCGGCGGGTGGAACGGCGGGCAATGGGAATACATCGTCATGCCCGCCATCGCGCTGGGGACATCCTACATGGCCGGCGTCGCGCGCCTGACGCGGGGGTCCTTGCTGGAGGTGTTAAACGCGCCCTTTATCCTGACTGCGCGGTCCAAGGGCCTGCCCGAACGTACCATTATCTGGCGACATGCGCTGAAACCGGCACTGCTGCCAACGCTGACCTACATGGGGCCGGTCTTTGTCTACATGATCACCGGATCGGTCTTTATCGACGTCTTCTTTTCGACCGGCGGGATCGGGCAGGACTTTATCGACGGGGCCTATAGCCGCGACTACGCGATGCTGCTGGGTCTTGCGGTGCTGTACAGCCTGCTGACCTTCACGCTGAACCTATTGCTAGACCTCATGTACGCCTGGATCGACCCCAAGGTGCGGAGCAACCTGTGA
- a CDS encoding peptide ABC transporter substrate-binding protein, which yields MKIRSAIIPMLLSTTLVTAAFAADVPDGTQLAAEQVFTYRVLDEFSSFDPQVVEDVNGSEVVRDLFEGLYNQNADGEIVPGVALSHTVSEDNKTYTFTLRDDAKWSDGTPVTAGDFVYAWQRAVEPELASPYAWYMELMSIENGAAIIAGEKPITDLGVSAPDDHTLVVQLSQPLPYFAKMVSHATTFPSPKWVIDEHGSEWTRPENIVSNGAYVLTEHVPKERSVRERNEMYWDNDKTVLDKVVTLVIGDDAQGLTRWRAGEVDKTEIPSGQYPTLKEEFPDEAYALPRLCNYYMTFNVKNGPEPFQDVRVRQALSYALDRDVIVDRVLQGGQFSAYTFTPGATDGFEVPEVDYANMTQAERDAKAKELLAEAGYGPDGEKLSFTYLYNTSESHQQIAIVASQMWKQKLGVEVTLENQEWKVFLETRGNQNFELARGAWCGDYNEASTFLDLLTTQSGYNDGKFSNARVDELMAEAKSSQDTNPLYAEVEAILAAEMPVIPIYHYSTNIMLSDSIQGWPINNVEQTWYAKDLYKVAE from the coding sequence ATGAAAATTCGTTCCGCGATTATTCCGATGCTGTTGTCAACTACGCTGGTCACCGCAGCCTTTGCCGCCGATGTCCCCGATGGCACACAGCTTGCCGCCGAACAGGTCTTTACCTACCGGGTGCTGGACGAGTTTTCGTCGTTCGATCCGCAGGTGGTCGAGGATGTGAACGGCTCCGAGGTTGTGCGCGACCTGTTCGAAGGGCTCTACAACCAGAACGCCGACGGCGAGATCGTTCCCGGCGTCGCCCTTAGCCACACCGTCAGCGAAGACAACAAGACCTACACCTTTACCCTGCGCGATGATGCCAAGTGGTCTGACGGCACCCCCGTCACAGCCGGCGACTTTGTCTACGCATGGCAGCGCGCGGTCGAGCCTGAGCTGGCCTCTCCCTATGCGTGGTACATGGAACTGATGTCGATCGAGAACGGCGCGGCCATCATCGCGGGCGAAAAGCCGATCACCGATCTGGGCGTCTCGGCCCCTGACGATCACACACTGGTTGTGCAACTGTCGCAGCCGCTGCCCTATTTCGCCAAGATGGTTAGCCATGCAACCACTTTCCCCTCGCCCAAATGGGTGATCGACGAACACGGGTCCGAATGGACCCGCCCCGAGAACATCGTCAGCAACGGCGCTTATGTCCTGACCGAACACGTCCCCAAGGAACGCTCGGTCCGCGAGCGCAACGAGATGTACTGGGACAACGACAAGACCGTGCTCGACAAGGTCGTGACACTGGTCATCGGCGACGACGCACAGGGACTGACCCGCTGGCGCGCCGGTGAGGTCGACAAGACAGAGATCCCTTCGGGCCAATACCCGACCCTGAAAGAAGAGTTCCCGGATGAGGCTTATGCCCTTCCGCGCTTGTGCAACTACTACATGACCTTCAACGTCAAGAACGGCCCAGAGCCGTTTCAGGACGTGCGCGTACGTCAGGCGCTGTCCTATGCACTAGACCGCGACGTGATCGTTGACCGCGTGCTGCAAGGCGGCCAGTTTTCGGCCTATACCTTTACCCCCGGTGCCACAGACGGGTTTGAGGTTCCTGAGGTCGACTACGCCAACATGACTCAGGCAGAGCGTGACGCGAAGGCCAAGGAACTGCTGGCAGAGGCGGGATACGGTCCGGACGGTGAAAAACTGTCGTTCACCTATCTTTACAACACCTCCGAGAGCCACCAGCAGATCGCCATTGTGGCCAGCCAGATGTGGAAGCAGAAACTGGGTGTAGAGGTGACGCTGGAAAATCAGGAATGGAAGGTTTTCCTTGAAACCCGCGGCAACCAGAACTTTGAATTGGCGCGCGGTGCATGGTGCGGTGACTACAACGAAGCCTCGACCTTCCTCGATCTGCTGACCACGCAGTCGGGTTACAACGATGGCAAGTTCAGCAACGCCCGCGTGGATGAGTTGATGGCAGAGGCAAAATCCTCGCAGGACACTAATCCGCTGTATGCCGAGGTCGAAGCGATCCTTGCCGCCGAAATGCCGGTGATCCCAATCTACCACTACTCGACCAACATCATGTTGAGCGACTCAATCCAAGGCTGGCCGATCAACAACGTCGAACAGACGTGGTACGCAAAAGACCTCTACAAGGTCGCCGAATAG
- a CDS encoding dynamin family protein — protein sequence MTPESPTAPKPRNPRVALMGEFSAGKSTLANLLLGQDRSPVQVTATQLPPVWYRQGPPEAQRIDIDGRSEPLPIDDWSQVRPDDTRMISVGLGADILHACDLIDMPGTADPNMAPDFWSRFLPEVDLAIWCTPANQAWRQSEAALWEQVPPLLWTKSLLLVTRIDQMQTERDRARVMARVRAEAGALFRDVLPISLTGALAGRDDDEVLGATGAAALVEFLCHALEGLDSPRTAPLATPPRPKATAAPAPANPARPGRVVPRRIIRTKSGDHRAASENRPA from the coding sequence ATGACACCAGAGTCCCCAACCGCCCCCAAGCCCCGCAATCCGCGCGTCGCCCTGATGGGCGAATTTAGCGCCGGAAAAAGCACGCTGGCAAACCTGCTGCTTGGGCAGGACAGATCTCCGGTGCAGGTCACGGCGACGCAGCTGCCACCGGTCTGGTACAGGCAAGGCCCGCCAGAGGCGCAGCGCATCGACATTGACGGCCGGTCAGAGCCACTGCCGATTGACGACTGGTCGCAGGTCCGGCCCGATGACACGCGCATGATCTCTGTCGGACTGGGGGCGGACATTCTGCACGCCTGTGACCTGATCGACATGCCCGGAACGGCGGACCCCAACATGGCCCCGGATTTCTGGTCCCGCTTCCTGCCTGAGGTCGATCTTGCGATCTGGTGCACCCCTGCCAATCAGGCGTGGCGACAGTCAGAGGCGGCGCTGTGGGAACAGGTGCCGCCGCTGCTCTGGACCAAAAGCCTGCTGCTGGTCACCCGCATCGACCAAATGCAGACCGAACGGGACCGCGCCCGTGTCATGGCCCGCGTGCGAGCCGAGGCCGGTGCACTTTTTCGTGACGTGTTGCCGATCTCGCTGACCGGTGCGCTGGCGGGACGAGACGACGACGAGGTGTTGGGCGCGACAGGTGCTGCGGCGCTGGTAGAGTTCCTATGCCACGCTCTCGAAGGGCTGGATAGCCCGCGCACTGCGCCGCTTGCCACACCGCCGCGCCCGAAAGCGACGGCCGCCCCTGCGCCCGCCAATCCAGCCCGCCCCGGTCGGGTTGTGCCGCGTAGGATAATCCGCACAAAATCCGGCGACCATCGCGCGGCGTCGGAAAACAGGCCCGCCTAA
- a CDS encoding dynamin family protein, which translates to MTPQAPTTPKDRPALSAFSGLGALATRLGALDEAMIELAGCGEESIAHQARELRRQLRGFEPSVTLIGQVKAGKTTLVNALTGWPDLLPADVNPWTSVVTSLHMQPQMRRQDRRSAFRFFTNDEWDNLIRQGGRVGEIAARAGAEDELEKVRAQLDEMREKSKARLGRKFQMLLGQTHNYETFDKELIQRYVCLGDDFWEEADGSPDQGRFADITKSADLWFAGPDLPLPLCLRDTPGVNDTFMIREQITINALRGSRLCVVVLSAQQALSSVDLGLIRLISNVKAREVIIFVNRIDELADPVQAVPQIRASIVETLRKFDGPQEAEILFGSGFWAHHAVADSFAELGADSAKALVSWAETHVTGALAQLSPREIIWHLSGLRALGDAISDRIDKGPGARLEESLGVALGNLRTGLAARTQQDTSANAGPRHLQITPQDLVQQFDQIEDRAHAALESGLDKVHRSFAGRTDNARRAFLGRATGSLIKHLEQFGEDEIWTYDPSGLRMLLRSAYKVFAQGAGKTGAAVLTNAANDISALYHHAFGLASDGPAIAPPPLPAVPAPIGLGQTIALDLRGSWWARFWRRQRGYEAFSEDFARLIHEETKPVVETLHQQCAAPHAQAMRQTLSDFMQGQRDVLLGLAQQAAAPPAIELPPTAPVNRLKRSAR; encoded by the coding sequence ATGACACCGCAGGCCCCCACAACGCCCAAAGACCGGCCCGCGTTAAGTGCGTTTTCCGGGCTGGGCGCATTGGCCACCCGTCTTGGCGCGCTGGACGAGGCCATGATCGAACTGGCCGGTTGCGGTGAGGAATCGATTGCCCATCAAGCACGCGAATTGCGCCGCCAGTTGCGCGGGTTTGAACCTTCTGTGACGCTGATCGGTCAGGTGAAGGCGGGCAAGACAACCCTTGTGAACGCGCTCACCGGCTGGCCCGATCTGCTGCCGGCCGACGTCAACCCGTGGACGTCTGTTGTCACCTCGCTGCACATGCAGCCGCAGATGCGCCGGCAGGACCGACGCTCTGCGTTTCGGTTCTTTACCAACGACGAATGGGACAACCTGATCCGTCAGGGGGGCCGCGTCGGAGAGATTGCCGCCCGCGCCGGGGCCGAGGATGAGCTTGAAAAGGTCCGCGCCCAACTGGACGAGATGCGCGAGAAATCAAAGGCACGGCTGGGGCGCAAGTTCCAGATGCTGCTGGGACAGACCCACAACTATGAGACGTTCGACAAGGAACTGATCCAGCGCTACGTCTGCCTTGGCGACGATTTCTGGGAGGAGGCAGACGGCAGCCCGGATCAGGGCCGTTTCGCCGACATCACCAAATCCGCAGACCTGTGGTTTGCCGGGCCTGACCTGCCCTTGCCCTTGTGCCTACGCGACACGCCGGGGGTGAACGACACCTTCATGATCCGCGAACAGATCACCATCAACGCACTGCGCGGCAGCCGTCTATGTGTGGTGGTCCTGTCGGCGCAACAGGCGCTGTCTTCGGTCGACCTTGGGCTGATCCGGCTGATTTCCAACGTCAAAGCGCGTGAGGTGATCATCTTTGTCAATCGTATCGATGAGTTGGCCGACCCGGTTCAGGCGGTTCCCCAGATCCGCGCCAGCATTGTCGAGACACTGCGCAAATTCGACGGCCCGCAAGAGGCCGAGATCCTGTTTGGCAGTGGTTTTTGGGCCCACCACGCGGTCGCGGACAGTTTTGCCGAACTAGGCGCGGACAGCGCGAAGGCGCTGGTGTCCTGGGCAGAGACACATGTGACCGGCGCACTGGCACAGTTATCCCCGCGTGAGATAATATGGCATCTGTCCGGGTTGCGGGCCCTTGGCGACGCAATATCAGATCGGATCGACAAGGGGCCCGGTGCTCGACTTGAGGAATCGCTGGGGGTTGCGCTGGGAAACCTGCGAACAGGATTGGCTGCGAGGACGCAACAGGACACCTCCGCCAATGCCGGGCCGCGTCACCTGCAAATCACGCCGCAGGATTTGGTCCAGCAGTTCGATCAGATCGAGGACCGCGCGCACGCCGCGCTGGAATCGGGGCTGGACAAGGTTCACCGCAGTTTTGCCGGGCGCACCGACAATGCCCGCCGCGCCTTTCTGGGACGGGCGACCGGGTCACTGATCAAGCACCTGGAACAGTTTGGTGAGGACGAGATCTGGACCTATGACCCCTCCGGCCTGCGGATGCTGCTGCGCAGCGCCTACAAGGTCTTTGCGCAGGGGGCGGGAAAGACCGGAGCCGCCGTTCTGACCAATGCCGCCAATGACATCAGCGCGCTGTATCATCATGCCTTTGGTCTGGCCTCTGACGGGCCGGCCATCGCCCCCCCGCCCCTGCCCGCCGTTCCCGCGCCAATCGGCCTTGGCCAGACCATCGCATTGGACCTGCGCGGCAGTTGGTGGGCACGATTCTGGCGGCGTCAGCGCGGGTATGAGGCGTTTTCAGAGGACTTTGCCCGGCTGATCCATGAAGAGACAAAGCCGGTCGTGGAGACGCTGCACCAGCAATGCGCCGCGCCCCATGCTCAGGCAATGCGCCAAACACTGAGCGATTTCATGCAGGGTCAACGCGATGTCCTTCTTGGCCTTGCGCAGCAAGCTGCCGCACCGCCTGCAATAGAATTGCCCCCCACCGCCCCTGTGAACCGCCTCAAGAGGTCAGCCAGATGA
- a CDS encoding PP2C family protein-serine/threonine phosphatase, whose amino-acid sequence MTDLVAEAASGQYIGARSRQEDAVIAQFPQGDMPGVAVLSDGMGGHDDGDLAGRILASEMFGEMYLAAARPDRRSETPEEVFHAALERTNARLKQHIDAGYISVDTGGTLVCVTVEGRALRWMSVGDSPLYLYRDGRLQQLNQLHSMAIQLDLMVKTGAMEASAAAQHPHRHCLTSAVTGGEIPHVDCPGEALTLEPGDSIILASDGLNVLSEAEIAQILKRNAHKDSVAMTGALLDAVRTQKAPQQDNVTLVVIRLALVESSSLSGARIASQLADLIRPLFPIRSQALRAVGRRTGP is encoded by the coding sequence ATGACTGATCTGGTCGCAGAGGCCGCCAGCGGCCAGTACATCGGCGCGCGCAGCCGCCAAGAAGACGCGGTTATCGCGCAGTTCCCGCAGGGCGACATGCCGGGGGTTGCCGTCCTGTCGGACGGCATGGGCGGACATGACGACGGGGATCTGGCTGGTCGCATTCTCGCAAGCGAAATGTTCGGCGAGATGTATCTTGCAGCGGCTCGCCCAGACCGACGCAGCGAAACGCCGGAAGAGGTGTTTCACGCCGCGCTGGAACGGACAAACGCGCGCCTGAAACAACACATCGACGCCGGATACATCAGCGTCGACACCGGCGGCACGTTGGTATGCGTTACTGTCGAGGGGCGCGCACTGCGGTGGATGTCGGTTGGCGACAGTCCGCTCTACCTGTACCGCGACGGTCGGTTGCAGCAGTTGAACCAACTGCATTCCATGGCCATCCAACTGGATCTGATGGTGAAAACCGGCGCGATGGAGGCCAGCGCCGCCGCGCAACACCCGCATCGCCATTGCCTGACCTCAGCCGTAACCGGGGGCGAGATCCCGCACGTCGATTGCCCCGGCGAGGCCCTGACACTTGAACCCGGCGACAGCATCATTCTCGCCAGCGACGGGTTGAATGTCCTGTCAGAGGCAGAGATCGCGCAGATCCTCAAACGAAACGCCCACAAAGACAGTGTGGCGATGACCGGCGCGCTTTTGGACGCGGTACGCACACAAAAAGCCCCGCAACAGGACAACGTCACGCTGGTCGTAATCCGGTTGGCCCTTGTCGAGTCCTCGTCGTTGTCCGGCGCGCGGATCGCTTCCCAGTTGGCTGATTTGATCCGCCCCCTCTTTCCGATCCGCAGCCAAGCCCTGCGCGCCGTGGGCCGAAGGACGGGTCCGTGA
- a CDS encoding FHA domain-containing protein: MQGIRNLIARRRPASDPASGTDPEPLVDPWEELHARVGTKPDPRTCDKDNARAARDHIPRPERPQPSPRQEWAPSALDPESDLSPEPIVAPRADPGIAPLTRTSTGSTPKIWDLDPSAAAAAPARSDVSDQLHSEPAETVSPLARSAAGLVAPADPLPRPTSERVKTRLLGFHSEAGTPDPFAAPAVIPTASAPRFPIGWIVVIEGPGRGASFALTAGLSTVGRDADQTVTLDFGDTSISRERHISIAHDDEDGRTYIGHGGKSNIVRHNDRPLLTTEELNDGDTVRIGKTVLRFVGLCDDGFSWADTDASGIGND; encoded by the coding sequence ATGCAGGGCATCAGGAACCTGATAGCAAGACGGCGTCCCGCATCGGACCCTGCCTCCGGGACCGATCCCGAACCGCTGGTCGATCCATGGGAAGAGTTGCACGCCCGTGTGGGCACAAAGCCGGACCCTCGGACCTGTGACAAGGACAACGCCCGGGCTGCGCGCGATCACATTCCCAGGCCAGAGCGACCACAGCCCTCGCCCCGTCAGGAATGGGCGCCGTCCGCTTTGGACCCGGAAAGCGACCTCTCGCCAGAGCCGATTGTGGCACCACGGGCTGATCCCGGTATTGCCCCCCTAACCCGGACCAGCACCGGTAGTACGCCAAAGATCTGGGATCTGGACCCTTCGGCCGCAGCGGCCGCCCCCGCCCGGTCCGACGTATCGGACCAGCTGCACTCTGAACCTGCGGAAACGGTTTCGCCACTAGCGCGCAGCGCCGCTGGGTTGGTCGCGCCCGCCGATCCCCTACCGCGCCCGACCTCTGAACGGGTCAAGACACGGCTCCTGGGCTTTCACAGCGAGGCAGGCACTCCCGACCCCTTTGCCGCCCCCGCGGTCATCCCCACAGCCAGCGCGCCGCGCTTTCCTATCGGTTGGATCGTTGTCATCGAAGGCCCCGGTCGCGGGGCGTCCTTTGCCCTGACAGCGGGACTGTCGACCGTCGGACGTGACGCGGACCAGACCGTTACACTGGATTTTGGCGATACCAGCATCTCGCGTGAGCGGCATATCTCTATCGCCCATGACGACGAGGACGGTCGGACATACATCGGCCACGGCGGCAAAAGCAACATCGTGCGCCACAATGACAGGCCGCTTTTGACGACTGAGGAACTCAACGACGGCGACACGGTCCGGATTGGCAAGACGGTGCTGCGCTTTGTCGGGCTATGCGATGACGGGTTTTCCTGGGCCGACACGGATGCGTCGGGGATCGGCAATGACTGA